The following proteins are encoded in a genomic region of Montipora foliosa isolate CH-2021 chromosome 10, ASM3666993v2, whole genome shotgun sequence:
- the LOC137972787 gene encoding uncharacterized protein — protein MRGLPQSDALCPRLFTLCLNSVAWLLNATEGYKLSKPIGMKITHLLYIDDLKVFSSSQTKLNTVLRSTCAAMNDIGLQWNPKKQYYKLDQTSVVQSIKEGSSYKFLGVCETVKQDEKLALVSAAKVYLQRLSVIWSSPLSDVNRVIASNQFALPVLSYLMWTQHWPITELRVVDREARKIIHENGGRHPLSSTAVMYLPKHLGGRGLRSVEQEYKLKKIKAAVKLYQNADPTIRTVQMFEERAVEKGHS, from the coding sequence ATGAGAGGACTTCCTCAGAGTGATGCGTTATGTCCACGTCTGTTTACGCTCTGCTTAAATTCAGTAGCGTGGCTACTTAATGCAACAGAGGGTTACAAGCTATCCAAACCAATTGGCATGAAGATAACTCATCTACTGTACATAGATGATCTTAAAGTTTTCTCATCGTCGCAAACAAAGCTTAATACAGTCCTAAGATCCACATGTGCAGCAATGAATGATATTGGATTACAGTGGAACCCGAAGAAGCAATACTATAAACTCGATCAGACGTCAGTAGTTCAGAGTATCAAAGAAGGTTCAAGCTATAAGTTCCTTGGAGTATGCGAAACAGTGAAACAGGACGAGAAGTTAGCTCTCGTGAGTGCAGCAAAGGTCTACCTTCAACGCTTGTCTGTAATCTGGTCTAGCCCTCTTTCCGATGTTAATCGAGTAATAGCATCCAATCAATTCGCACTTCCCGTGCTCAGCTATTTGATGTGGACCCAACACTGGCCTATCACCGAACTGAGAGTAGTTGATAGAGAAGCAAGAAAGATTATTCACGAGAACGGAGGAAGACACCCATTGAGCTCGACAGCTGTTATGTATCTACCTAAACACCTAGGAGGGCGTGGCCTGAGATCCGTTGAACAAGAATACAAGCTTAAAAAGATCAAAGCTGCTGTAAAGCTCTATCAGAATGCAGACCCTACGATAAGAACTGTCCAGATGTTTGAGGAGAGAGCAGTGGAGAAAGGCCATTCTTAA